The proteins below come from a single Oscillospiraceae bacterium genomic window:
- a CDS encoding ABC transporter permease gives MFTVATVLNALELGFIYALVAMALFLSFRVLNIADMTTDGAFTLGCAVSATAAVAGHPFLGLPLAMLAGAAAGFVTAFLQTRLAVPSILAGIITNTGLYTVNLAVMGFSSNVPMLKTVTIFTAAQGALGEGAPAKLLVAVVITVAVCALLIAFLGTRLGLSIRATGDNPDMVRASSINTAFTVTVGLCIANAMTALSGAVLAQYQRSADINLGTGMVVIGLASLIIGETLFGRGGMWVKAVAAVAGSVIYRFIIALALRANVPSECLKLISAIIVALAIAAPALRAKAAFRRRRAHAGKEAARHA, from the coding sequence ATGTTTACCGTTGCCACCGTGCTGAATGCACTGGAGCTTGGCTTCATCTACGCGCTGGTTGCGATGGCGCTGTTCCTGAGCTTCCGCGTGCTGAACATCGCCGATATGACGACCGACGGCGCTTTCACACTGGGCTGTGCCGTCTCGGCCACCGCCGCTGTGGCCGGCCACCCGTTTTTGGGGCTGCCGCTGGCCATGCTGGCCGGTGCCGCCGCAGGCTTTGTCACGGCGTTTCTGCAGACGAGGCTGGCAGTGCCCTCCATTCTGGCGGGCATCATCACCAACACGGGGCTGTACACGGTAAACCTTGCGGTTATGGGCTTTTCCTCCAATGTGCCGATGCTCAAGACCGTGACCATCTTTACGGCGGCGCAGGGCGCACTTGGCGAGGGTGCCCCCGCCAAGCTTCTGGTCGCAGTGGTTATCACGGTGGCCGTCTGCGCCCTGCTCATCGCGTTTCTGGGCACCCGGCTGGGCCTGTCCATCCGCGCCACCGGTGATAACCCCGACATGGTGCGCGCCTCCTCGATCAACACGGCCTTCACTGTCACAGTGGGGCTTTGCATCGCCAACGCCATGACGGCGCTGTCCGGTGCGGTGCTGGCGCAGTACCAGCGCTCTGCCGACATCAACCTTGGCACCGGCATGGTCGTTATCGGTCTGGCGTCCCTCATCATCGGCGAGACGCTCTTCGGCCGCGGCGGCATGTGGGTCAAGGCTGTGGCCGCCGTGGCGGGCAGCGTGATCTACCGCTTTATTATCGCGCTGGCACTGCGTGCCAATGTCCCCTCTGAATGTCTGAAGCTGATCTCTGCCATCATCGTGGCGCTGGCCATCGCGGCACCGGCGCTGCGCGCCAAGGCAGCCTTCCGCCGCCGCCGCGCCCATGCCGGAAAGGAGGCCGCCCGCCATGCTTGA
- a CDS encoding YerC/YecD family TrpR-related protein produces MQQNERNTALYEAILRLNTLEECIRFFDDLCAVTELRTMEQRYAVAGCLLQGKVYSEIRRETGASSATVSRVNRMLNYGTGSVAESVREDLVAQGIPADAEK; encoded by the coding sequence ATGCAGCAAAATGAACGTAATACCGCCCTGTATGAGGCGATCCTGCGACTGAACACGCTTGAGGAATGCATCCGCTTTTTTGACGACCTGTGTGCCGTGACAGAGCTGCGCACGATGGAGCAGCGCTATGCCGTGGCCGGGTGCCTTTTGCAGGGCAAGGTCTACAGCGAGATCCGCCGGGAGACGGGTGCCTCCAGCGCCACCGTCAGCCGTGTAAACCGTATGCTGAACTACGGCACCGGCAGCGTGGCCGAGAGTGTGCGCGAGGATCTGGTCGCGCAGGGCATCCCCGCCGATGCTGAAAAATAA
- a CDS encoding ATP-binding cassette domain-containing protein, which yields MLELKNIGKTFNPGTVNEKVALQGVDLHLAQGDFATIVGSNGAGKSTLFNAIAGEFIADTGTITLDGKDITFLPDFKRSKAIGRMFQDPLRGTAPHMTIEENLALAFLRASGHTSSFSRISRKDRALFAERLSELGLGLEDRMKQPVGLLSGGQRQALTLLMATLVTPKLLLLDEHTAALDPATADKVLELTKKIVAENHLTCLMITHNMHDALTLGNRTLMMDHGRIVLDIGGEERAHTTVDGLLNRFAENVGHALDNDRILLSKEV from the coding sequence ATGCTTGAGCTGAAAAATATCGGTAAGACCTTCAATCCCGGCACCGTCAATGAGAAGGTGGCGCTGCAGGGGGTGGATCTCCATTTGGCGCAGGGAGATTTCGCCACGATCGTCGGCTCCAACGGCGCGGGCAAATCCACGCTTTTCAACGCCATCGCCGGTGAGTTCATCGCCGATACCGGCACGATCACGCTGGACGGCAAGGATATCACCTTCCTGCCGGATTTCAAGCGCTCCAAGGCTATCGGGCGGATGTTTCAGGATCCGCTGCGCGGCACGGCTCCCCACATGACGATCGAGGAAAACCTCGCGCTGGCCTTTCTGCGGGCGTCCGGGCATACCTCGTCCTTCTCGCGCATCTCCCGCAAGGACCGCGCGCTCTTTGCCGAAAGGCTCTCCGAGCTTGGCCTTGGGCTGGAGGATCGGATGAAGCAGCCGGTGGGGCTGCTCTCCGGCGGGCAGCGTCAGGCGCTGACCCTGCTGATGGCGACCCTCGTCACCCCCAAGCTGCTGCTGCTGGACGAGCATACCGCCGCCCTCGACCCCGCCACGGCGGATAAGGTGCTGGAGCTGACAAAGAAGATCGTGGCCGAAAACCACCTGACCTGTCTGATGATCACCCACAACATGCACGATGCACTCACCCTTGGCAACCGCACGCTGATGATGGACCACGGCCGTATCGTGCTGGACATCGGCGGCGAGGAGCGCGCCCACACAACGGTGGACGGCCTGCTCAACCGCTTTGCCGAGAATGTCGGCCATGCGCTGGACAATGACAGAATTTTGCTAAGCAAAGAGGTATAA
- the rmuC gene encoding DNA recombination protein RmuC, which produces MDWILYLLLALAAAGDILLAVVLAKVMRKNAGPEQKIDTADDFVRAVTPVLQSETDLLAEQLRAMQGESARTTSATLRDFSAVLAENQRQSAANSTARLEAIDRAGAARQRAANDALLAQLTMMENRLKNLEDSNATRMDSVRGALVQGLNTIRADNNKKLDEIRGTVEEKLQDTLQQRINDSFKTVSAQLEQVYKGLGEMQNLAADVGSLKQVLSGVKTRGILGEVQLGAILEQILAPGQYEENVATVPGSTNRVEFAVKLPGQGGPVWLPIDAKFPGDTYAHLQAAQQRGDAAAVNAMRKALNNVLRAEAKDIHDKYIEVPYTTSFGILFLPFEGLYAEVVSSGVTELLQREYQITVAGPSTMAALLNALQMGFRTLAIQKRSGEVWTILGAVKTEFEKFGTGLQQMQRHLNQTGSDLEELIGPRSRAITRKLESVQQLDPDAAAELLGIEE; this is translated from the coding sequence ATGGATTGGATACTGTATCTGCTGCTGGCGCTGGCCGCAGCGGGGGATATTTTGCTGGCTGTGGTGCTGGCAAAGGTCATGCGTAAAAACGCGGGACCGGAGCAGAAAATCGACACAGCGGACGATTTTGTCCGTGCCGTGACACCGGTGCTGCAGAGCGAAACCGACCTGCTGGCCGAGCAGCTGCGTGCCATGCAGGGAGAGAGCGCCCGCACCACAAGCGCAACGCTGCGCGACTTTTCCGCCGTGCTGGCCGAAAATCAGCGCCAGAGCGCAGCCAATAGCACCGCTCGGCTGGAGGCCATCGACCGCGCCGGGGCAGCCCGCCAGCGCGCGGCCAACGATGCCCTGCTTGCCCAGCTGACGATGATGGAAAACCGCCTGAAAAATCTGGAGGATTCCAACGCTACCCGGATGGACAGCGTGCGCGGCGCGCTGGTGCAGGGGCTGAATACGATCCGTGCCGACAACAACAAAAAGCTGGATGAGATACGCGGCACGGTCGAGGAAAAGCTGCAGGACACGCTGCAGCAGCGGATCAATGACTCCTTTAAGACGGTCAGCGCCCAGCTGGAGCAGGTCTATAAGGGTCTGGGAGAGATGCAGAACCTCGCCGCCGATGTCGGCAGCCTCAAGCAGGTCCTTTCCGGGGTAAAGACCCGCGGCATACTGGGCGAGGTGCAGCTTGGCGCGATCCTTGAGCAGATCCTGGCCCCCGGCCAGTATGAGGAAAATGTGGCTACGGTGCCCGGCAGCACCAACCGCGTGGAATTTGCGGTCAAGCTGCCGGGGCAGGGCGGCCCGGTCTGGCTGCCCATTGACGCCAAGTTCCCCGGTGATACCTACGCCCACCTGCAGGCAGCGCAGCAGCGCGGCGATGCAGCCGCTGTGAACGCGATGCGCAAGGCGCTGAACAATGTGCTGCGCGCTGAGGCAAAGGATATCCATGACAAGTACATCGAGGTACCCTACACCACCAGCTTCGGCATCCTGTTCCTGCCGTTTGAGGGGCTGTACGCCGAGGTCGTCTCCAGCGGCGTGACCGAGCTGCTGCAGCGCGAGTATCAGATCACGGTTGCAGGCCCCTCCACGATGGCGGCACTGCTCAACGCTTTGCAGATGGGCTTCCGCACGCTGGCGATCCAGAAGCGCTCCGGCGAGGTCTGGACGATTTTGGGTGCGGTTAAGACCGAGTTTGAAAAGTTCGGCACCGGCCTGCAGCAGATGCAGCGCCACCTGAACCAGACCGGCTCCGATCTGGAGGAGCTGATCGGCCCGCGCAGCCGCGCCATCACCCGCAAGCTGGAGTCAGTGCAGCAGCTTGACCCGGATGCCGCCGCAGAGCTATTGGGCATCGAGGAGTAG
- a CDS encoding sodium ion-translocating decarboxylase subunit beta encodes MQILQTFAGLFANLGNLTWQMVVMWVIGGLLIYLAIVKKMEPSLLLPMGFGAILVNLPMSGAITQGETVGLISALFDAGMSNELFPLLLFIGIGAMIDFGPLLEKPWLMLFGAAAQFGIFVTLVLAGLFFDLPDAASIAVIGAADGPTAIFVANTLGSKYLGAIMVAAYSYMALVPIVQPPVIRLCTTQKERRIRMPYQKGSVSKTTKILFPIVVTVLAGLVAPASVALVGFLMFGNLLRECGVLNALSETAQNVLANLITIVLGLTVAGQMTADKFVRPDTLLILALGLVAFVFDTAGGVFFAKLLNLFLPEGKKLNPMIGAAGISAFPMSGRVVNQMGLAEDNQNFLLMYSISVNVSGQIASVIAGGLILTLMNGYV; translated from the coding sequence ATGCAAATCCTGCAAACCTTTGCCGGGCTGTTCGCAAACCTCGGCAACCTCACCTGGCAGATGGTGGTCATGTGGGTCATTGGCGGCCTGCTGATCTACCTTGCCATCGTCAAAAAAATGGAGCCGAGCCTGCTGCTGCCGATGGGCTTCGGCGCGATCCTCGTCAACCTGCCGATGTCCGGCGCCATCACACAGGGCGAGACCGTTGGCCTGATCAGCGCGCTTTTTGACGCGGGTATGTCCAACGAGCTGTTCCCGCTGCTGCTCTTCATCGGCATCGGTGCCATGATCGACTTCGGCCCGCTGCTGGAAAAGCCGTGGCTGATGCTGTTCGGCGCAGCGGCGCAGTTCGGCATTTTTGTCACACTCGTGCTGGCGGGGCTGTTCTTCGACCTGCCTGACGCAGCCTCCATCGCCGTTATCGGCGCGGCAGACGGTCCCACGGCCATCTTTGTCGCCAACACGCTGGGCAGCAAATATCTGGGCGCTATCATGGTGGCGGCCTACAGCTATATGGCGCTGGTTCCCATCGTGCAGCCGCCGGTCATCCGCCTTTGCACCACCCAGAAAGAGCGGCGGATCCGGATGCCCTACCAGAAGGGCAGCGTCAGCAAAACGACCAAGATCCTCTTCCCCATCGTTGTCACTGTGCTGGCCGGTCTTGTGGCCCCCGCCAGCGTGGCACTGGTCGGCTTTTTGATGTTCGGCAACCTGCTGCGCGAGTGCGGCGTGCTGAACGCCCTGTCCGAGACGGCCCAGAATGTGCTGGCCAACCTCATCACGATCGTGCTGGGCCTGACCGTGGCCGGGCAGATGACCGCCGACAAGTTTGTCCGCCCCGACACCCTGCTGATTCTGGCGCTGGGTCTGGTGGCCTTTGTCTTTGACACGGCGGGCGGCGTTTTCTTTGCCAAGCTGCTGAATTTGTTCCTGCCCGAGGGCAAGAAGCTGAACCCGATGATCGGCGCGGCGGGCATCTCCGCCTTCCCGATGAGCGGCCGTGTTGTCAACCAGATGGGTCTGGCCGAGGACAACCAGAATTTCCTGCTCATGTACTCGATCAGCGTCAATGTCTCCGGCCAGATCGCATCGGTCATCGCCGGCGGCCTGATCCTGACCCTGATGAACGGTTATGTATAA
- a CDS encoding glycoside hydrolase family 13 protein, whose protein sequence is MSHTFYNSLDSACKSPFGAIPAGQAVTFNLTVPENLGYVDPHLVLTKDRESPVHYRMEFTGQTPNINHFTLTVTPTTSGLYFYHFDLYTDFRRIYRTPGGEGVLSWTEGQEWQLTVYEPDFKTPDWLKNGTMYQIFPDRFCEGNPGKEMPFADRIYRADKTGEPYFWPTEQSEGYLNMDYYGGDFAGIQQKLPYLRDLGVTCIYLNPIFEAHANHRYNTANYLKADPLLGTNEEFSALCAAAAREGIRIILDGVFSHTGSDSVYFNREGRYGPGGAYRDRSSPYRSWYDFDSGYPCGYRSWWGFETLPEVQEDSPSYVDFICGKGGVIDTWLGLGASGFRLDVADELPDSFIEKIRAAVKAHGEDKLLLGEVWEDATTKEAFGQRRTYLRGHGLDAVMNYPFRNATLDYLHGADVAAVADQLMQICENYPAPALDCAMNFLSTHDTERAITAIAGEPCNGRNRYWQSKRCIPSGQMDSAIRRLLLGYAMIFTLPGVPCIYYGDEIAMQGYRDPFNRAFFDWNSTEQRLRGPMKTLAALRRSCDAFDGGQLELIRAEGDVLHYRRVGKTQTAEIILNRGPHLIAEEAFGKSTEVNPCGFTVLVEDNEPEHIGYFSVY, encoded by the coding sequence ATGTCCCACACATTCTACAACAGCCTCGACTCCGCCTGCAAATCCCCGTTCGGGGCAATTCCCGCCGGGCAGGCTGTGACTTTCAACCTGACGGTGCCCGAAAACCTCGGCTATGTTGACCCGCATCTGGTGCTGACCAAGGACCGGGAATCCCCTGTCCACTACCGCATGGAGTTCACCGGGCAGACGCCCAACATCAACCACTTCACGCTGACCGTAACACCCACCACCTCGGGGCTGTACTTTTACCACTTTGACCTGTACACCGATTTCCGCCGCATCTACCGCACCCCCGGCGGCGAGGGTGTGCTCAGCTGGACCGAGGGGCAGGAATGGCAGCTGACCGTGTATGAGCCGGACTTCAAGACCCCCGACTGGCTGAAAAACGGCACGATGTACCAGATCTTCCCCGACCGCTTCTGCGAGGGCAACCCCGGCAAGGAGATGCCCTTCGCCGACCGCATCTACCGCGCCGACAAGACCGGTGAGCCCTACTTCTGGCCGACTGAGCAGAGCGAGGGCTACCTGAACATGGACTACTACGGCGGCGATTTTGCCGGCATCCAGCAAAAGCTGCCGTATCTGCGCGATTTAGGTGTGACCTGCATCTACCTGAACCCGATCTTTGAGGCCCACGCCAACCACCGCTACAACACGGCCAACTACCTCAAAGCCGACCCGCTGCTGGGCACGAACGAGGAGTTCAGCGCCCTTTGCGCCGCCGCTGCCAGAGAGGGCATCCGCATCATTCTCGACGGCGTGTTCAGCCACACCGGCTCGGACTCGGTCTACTTCAACCGCGAGGGCCGCTACGGCCCGGGCGGTGCCTACCGCGACCGCAGCTCGCCCTACCGCAGCTGGTACGACTTTGACTCGGGCTATCCCTGCGGCTACCGCAGCTGGTGGGGCTTTGAGACACTGCCTGAGGTGCAGGAGGATTCGCCCTCCTATGTGGATTTTATCTGCGGCAAGGGCGGCGTCATTGACACCTGGCTGGGGCTGGGTGCCTCGGGCTTCCGGCTCGATGTGGCCGATGAGCTGCCTGACAGCTTTATTGAAAAAATCCGTGCTGCCGTCAAAGCCCACGGTGAGGACAAGCTGCTGCTGGGTGAGGTCTGGGAGGACGCCACCACGAAGGAGGCCTTCGGCCAGCGCCGCACCTACCTGCGCGGGCACGGCCTCGACGCTGTGATGAACTATCCCTTCCGCAACGCGACGCTGGACTATCTGCATGGCGCGGACGTGGCTGCCGTGGCCGACCAGCTGATGCAGATCTGCGAGAACTACCCTGCCCCGGCGCTGGACTGCGCAATGAACTTCCTATCCACCCACGACACCGAGCGCGCCATCACCGCCATTGCGGGCGAGCCCTGCAACGGCCGCAACCGCTACTGGCAGAGCAAGCGCTGCATCCCGTCCGGCCAGATGGACAGCGCCATCCGCCGCCTGCTGCTGGGCTATGCGATGATCTTTACCCTGCCGGGCGTGCCCTGCATCTACTACGGCGATGAAATTGCCATGCAGGGCTACCGCGACCCCTTCAACCGGGCGTTCTTTGACTGGAACTCCACCGAGCAGCGGCTGCGTGGCCCGATGAAAACGCTGGCCGCCCTGCGCCGCAGCTGCGATGCCTTTGACGGCGGGCAGCTTGAGCTGATCCGTGCCGAGGGCGATGTGCTGCACTACCGCCGCGTGGGCAAAACCCAGACGGCGGAGATCATCCTGAACCGCGGCCCGCACCTGATCGCGGAGGAGGCCTTCGGCAAGAGCACCGAGGTCAACCCCTGCGGCTTCACGGTGCTGGTCGAGGACAACGAGCCGGAGCATATCGGCTACTTCTCGGTGTACTGA
- a CDS encoding oxaloacetate decarboxylase — translation MSTALLPVTLSMLCAGMAGIFLVLGALVLGVYALNKFFSGK, via the coding sequence ATGTCAACTGCTCTGCTGCCCGTCACCCTCTCGATGCTCTGCGCCGGTATGGCGGGGATCTTCCTCGTCCTCGGCGCGCTGGTGCTGGGGGTGTATGCACTGAATAAGTTTTTCAGCGGAAAATAA
- a CDS encoding DegV family protein, protein MIRIVTDSAADLTAAELNAPGVFVVPLSVTFADGTTQLDDGTMTKDEFFVRLAEDSKLPRTSQPSPASFIQVYEDAAAAGDEVLVITIGQKLSGTYQCAHLAAADVGLQAHIVDSEAASQAEALLVREAVRLRDEEGLTAEEIAAVLEQFKKRVRIVAVVDSLKHLQKGGRLPAAVALVGGALGIKPVLALQDGAIKLVDKGRGRPGALVAMFKQLDTLGGVDPRYGYTLLYSDNKQLIAPVHHYMHQNLQLTGGRVAQLGPTIGTHVGPGVVGVVFVAKE, encoded by the coding sequence ATGATCCGTATTGTTACCGATTCCGCCGCCGATTTGACCGCAGCGGAGCTGAACGCCCCCGGCGTTTTTGTTGTGCCGCTGTCTGTCACCTTTGCAGACGGCACCACCCAGCTTGATGACGGCACGATGACGAAGGATGAATTCTTCGTCCGTCTGGCAGAGGACAGCAAGCTGCCCCGCACAAGCCAGCCCAGCCCGGCCAGCTTTATACAGGTGTATGAGGACGCCGCCGCAGCGGGGGATGAGGTTCTTGTGATCACCATTGGCCAGAAGCTGTCCGGCACCTACCAGTGCGCGCATCTGGCCGCCGCCGATGTCGGCCTGCAGGCGCATATCGTGGACTCCGAAGCGGCTTCGCAGGCTGAGGCGCTGCTCGTCCGTGAGGCGGTGCGCCTGCGTGATGAGGAGGGCCTGACGGCGGAGGAGATCGCCGCTGTGCTGGAACAGTTCAAGAAGCGGGTGCGCATCGTTGCCGTGGTGGACAGCCTCAAGCATCTGCAGAAGGGCGGCCGGCTGCCGGCAGCGGTGGCGCTGGTGGGCGGCGCACTCGGCATCAAGCCGGTGCTGGCCCTGCAGGACGGTGCCATCAAGCTGGTGGACAAGGGCCGCGGCCGCCCCGGTGCGCTGGTCGCCATGTTCAAGCAGCTGGACACGCTCGGCGGTGTTGACCCGCGCTACGGCTATACGCTGCTCTACAGCGATAACAAGCAGCTTATTGCACCGGTACACCACTACATGCACCAGAATCTCCAACTGACCGGCGGCCGTGTGGCCCAGCTTGGCCCCACTATCGGCACCCATGTCGGCCCCGGTGTGGTCGGCGTGGTGTTTGTAGCGAAGGAGTAA
- a CDS encoding galactose mutarotase yields MSVSIRDFGKSTTGQTVKLAVLKNEFIEVQLLSYAAVIHRILVPDRKGNPVDVVLGYPTAADYELNTDSMGAAVGRFANRIAGAQFPLYEEIVHVTPNQNGNCLHSGLHGFNHTLFDVALTPGETDSVTMTAFSPAGTDGFPGNLELKIRYSLAKSGLVIRYTATTDAPTVCNMTNHSYFNLNGHTSGSALGHRVTVDADAYLEADAQSIPTGRKLPVKGTPMDFTEEKTLGLDIGADFKPLTDCSGYDQCYVIRDSGLRHAAWAVGPETGIRMEVLTTLPGMHLYTANFLKPVTEGKDGAHYAARDAVCFETEDFPDAPNHPNFPDTTLLPDQPYSSTTIYRFDLAEM; encoded by the coding sequence ATGTCCGTTTCTATCCGGGATTTCGGCAAGTCCACCACCGGCCAGACTGTCAAGCTGGCGGTGTTGAAGAATGAGTTTATTGAGGTACAGCTGCTCAGCTACGCCGCTGTCATCCACCGCATCCTTGTGCCGGACCGCAAGGGCAACCCTGTGGATGTCGTGCTGGGCTACCCCACCGCCGCCGACTATGAGCTGAACACCGACAGCATGGGCGCAGCCGTGGGCCGGTTTGCCAACCGCATTGCGGGCGCGCAGTTCCCGCTGTATGAGGAGATCGTCCATGTGACACCCAACCAGAACGGAAACTGCCTGCACAGCGGCCTGCACGGCTTCAACCACACGCTGTTTGATGTTGCGCTGACCCCCGGCGAGACCGACAGCGTGACGATGACGGCGTTCAGCCCTGCCGGGACGGACGGTTTCCCCGGCAATCTGGAGCTGAAGATCCGCTACAGCCTTGCCAAGAGCGGGCTGGTCATCCGCTACACCGCCACGACCGATGCGCCGACTGTCTGCAACATGACGAACCACAGCTATTTCAACCTGAACGGTCACACCAGCGGCAGTGCGCTGGGCCACCGCGTAACAGTGGACGCCGATGCCTACCTTGAGGCCGATGCGCAGAGCATCCCGACCGGCCGCAAGCTGCCGGTCAAGGGCACGCCGATGGACTTTACCGAGGAAAAGACCCTTGGGCTGGACATCGGTGCCGATTTCAAGCCGCTGACCGACTGCAGCGGCTACGACCAGTGCTATGTCATCCGTGACAGCGGCCTGCGCCACGCCGCCTGGGCAGTCGGCCCCGAAACCGGCATCCGCATGGAGGTCCTGACCACCCTGCCCGGTATGCACCTGTACACAGCCAACTTCCTGAAGCCCGTGACCGAGGGCAAGGACGGCGCCCATTACGCCGCGCGGGATGCAGTCTGCTTTGAGACTGAGGATTTTCCCGATGCACCGAACCACCCGAACTTCCCCGATACCACGCTGCTGCCCGACCAGCCCTACAGCTCCACCACGATCTATCGCTTTGATTTGGCAGAGATGTGA